One Candidatus Methylomirabilota bacterium DNA window includes the following coding sequences:
- a CDS encoding type II toxin-antitoxin system Phd/YefM family antitoxin: MIQLTITQARQALLDLPERMAKASDKTVSITRHGRPVLALLPWELYESIIETLEVLGDPEATAALRSSLEDIRKLRLVNHETAVKRLGGGPPHLARRILRQRLLGR; the protein is encoded by the coding sequence ATGATCCAGCTTACGATCACGCAGGCCCGTCAGGCGCTCCTCGATCTGCCCGAGCGAATGGCGAAGGCCTCCGACAAGACGGTGAGCATCACGCGGCATGGCCGCCCGGTGTTGGCACTGCTGCCGTGGGAGCTCTACGAGAGCATCATCGAGACGCTCGAAGTACTGGGCGATCCCGAGGCGACGGCTGCCCTCCGATCGAGCCTGGAGGACATCCGCAAACTCCGCCTCGTCAACCATGAGACCGCCGTGAAGCGACTCGGCGGAGGTCCTCCGCACTTGGCCCGACGCATTCTGCGGCAGCGCCTGTTGGGCCGCTAG